In one window of Opitutus sp. GAS368 DNA:
- a CDS encoding ATP-dependent Clp protease adaptor ClpS yields the protein MAETKTKKIPQTVPVPQPRLTDVWRVVVLNDPVNRMSYVVMVLRRVFGFAEERARKHMLEIHEQGRSILWSGTREQAEAYVFALQQWHLTAVVQPAEPT from the coding sequence GTGGCCGAGACGAAAACCAAAAAGATCCCGCAAACCGTGCCGGTGCCGCAACCGCGGCTGACCGATGTCTGGCGCGTCGTGGTGCTCAACGACCCGGTCAACCGGATGTCCTATGTGGTCATGGTCCTGCGCCGGGTCTTCGGCTTCGCCGAGGAGCGGGCCCGCAAACACATGCTCGAGATCCACGAGCAGGGCCGCTCGATCCTGTGGTCGGGCACGCGCGAGCAGGCCGAGGCGTATGTCTTCGCGCTGCAACAGTGGCACCTCACCGCCGTCGTCCAGCCCGCCGAGCCCACGTGA
- a CDS encoding proline--tRNA ligase — MKYWSQTFVPTLKESPADAEIASHKLLLRAGLVRKLAGGLYTYMPAGLRVVQKISQLCREEMDREGAIELSMPFIHPADNWVEGPRWPAAREIMFRVDHAGAGKGRSKEPEFVLGPTHEEVITPLVKAEITSYRDLPKNFYQIGTKFRNEIRPRYGLMRAREFIMKDAYSFDATDEAAIVSYNKMKRAYTAFFTRCGLKTIAVEADTGVMGGSFSHEFMVPAPVGDDDIIYSDSGYSANREKATSGIVPTDLADAAPAGALEEFATPGIVTIAALAAAPYGVAADKQFKTLVYMGDGKPFLVVLRGCDDLEEAKLGALGFQLWRQATPEEIEPVMGAKPGSLGTVKGTIKNPAALAGVFADHAIRLVGNGTTGANKDGFHLRNVNVVRDLQVTRFGDFRTVRVGEPDPKTGAPLQIARAIEVGHVFKLGTKYSEKFGAVYTDDQKQSHPMIMGCYGIGISRTLQAVVEQSNDADGIVWPWNVAPWQVLVVNLDPADAACTELCLKLAQAAEAAGADVLIDDRAERPGVKFKDADLIGLPLRLTVGGRGLKEGIFELKWRHAKEVRKVAIAEAESAVAQAVKEAAGKA; from the coding sequence ATGAAATATTGGTCGCAGACGTTCGTTCCGACATTGAAGGAAAGCCCCGCCGACGCGGAGATCGCGTCGCACAAGCTCCTGTTGCGCGCGGGCCTCGTGCGCAAGCTGGCCGGTGGCCTCTATACCTACATGCCGGCCGGTCTGCGCGTGGTGCAAAAGATCAGCCAGCTCTGCCGCGAGGAGATGGACCGCGAGGGGGCCATCGAGCTGTCCATGCCCTTCATCCACCCGGCCGACAACTGGGTCGAAGGACCGCGCTGGCCCGCGGCCCGTGAGATCATGTTTCGCGTGGACCACGCCGGCGCCGGCAAGGGCCGGAGCAAGGAGCCGGAGTTCGTCCTCGGGCCGACCCATGAGGAGGTCATCACGCCGTTGGTGAAGGCCGAGATCACCAGCTACCGCGACCTGCCCAAGAATTTCTACCAGATCGGCACCAAGTTCCGGAACGAGATCCGCCCGCGCTACGGCCTGATGCGCGCCCGCGAGTTCATCATGAAGGACGCCTACAGCTTCGACGCGACCGACGAGGCCGCCATCGTAAGCTACAACAAGATGAAACGCGCCTACACGGCGTTCTTCACCCGCTGCGGCCTCAAGACCATCGCGGTCGAGGCCGACACCGGCGTCATGGGCGGCAGCTTCTCGCATGAGTTCATGGTGCCGGCGCCGGTGGGTGACGACGACATCATCTATTCCGATTCCGGCTATTCCGCCAACCGCGAGAAAGCCACCAGCGGCATCGTGCCGACGGACCTCGCCGATGCAGCCCCCGCGGGCGCGCTCGAGGAATTCGCCACGCCGGGCATCGTGACCATCGCGGCCCTCGCGGCGGCACCCTACGGCGTCGCCGCCGACAAACAGTTCAAGACCCTCGTCTACATGGGCGACGGCAAGCCGTTTCTCGTGGTCCTGCGCGGTTGCGACGACCTCGAGGAGGCGAAGCTCGGCGCGCTGGGCTTCCAGCTGTGGCGTCAGGCCACGCCGGAGGAGATCGAGCCGGTCATGGGCGCCAAGCCCGGCAGCCTCGGCACGGTCAAGGGCACCATCAAGAATCCGGCGGCCCTCGCTGGCGTCTTCGCGGACCACGCCATCCGCCTTGTCGGCAACGGCACGACGGGCGCCAACAAGGACGGCTTCCACCTGCGCAACGTGAATGTCGTCCGCGACCTCCAGGTCACCCGGTTTGGCGATTTCCGCACCGTGCGGGTGGGCGAGCCCGACCCGAAAACGGGCGCGCCGCTGCAGATCGCCCGGGCGATCGAGGTCGGCCACGTCTTCAAGCTCGGCACGAAATACTCCGAGAAGTTCGGCGCCGTCTACACCGACGACCAGAAGCAGTCGCACCCGATGATCATGGGTTGCTACGGCATCGGCATCAGCCGCACGCTGCAGGCCGTGGTCGAACAGAGCAACGACGCCGACGGCATCGTCTGGCCGTGGAACGTCGCGCCCTGGCAGGTGCTGGTCGTCAACCTCGACCCGGCCGACGCCGCGTGCACTGAGCTCTGCCTCAAGCTCGCGCAAGCCGCCGAGGCGGCGGGCGCCGACGTGCTGATCGACGACCGCGCCGAGCGCCCGGGCGTCAAGTTCAAGGACGCCGACCTCATCGGCCTGCCGTTGCGCCTGACCGTGGGTGGCCGCGGCCTGAAGGAAGGCATCTTCGAATTAAAGTGGCGCCACGCGAAGGAAGTGCGCAAGGTGGCGATTGCCGAAGCCGAGAGCGCGGTCGCCCAGGCCGTCAAGGAAGCTGCCGGCAAAGCGTGA
- a CDS encoding GIY-YIG nuclease family protein: MCAHSANRSYWVYILTNQRNGTLYVGVTNSLERRIWEHKTKAIEGFTKQYGLTQLVHFESFRDVSTAIAREKEIKGWLRRRKLALIEEANPQWTDLSAGWFGSSLDSSLRSE; encoded by the coding sequence ATGTGCGCCCACTCCGCCAACCGCTCGTATTGGGTCTACATTCTGACCAACCAACGTAATGGTACACTCTATGTCGGGGTGACCAATTCTCTCGAACGACGCATTTGGGAACATAAGACCAAGGCGATTGAAGGATTCACCAAGCAATACGGTCTCACTCAGTTGGTTCACTTCGAATCATTCCGTGACGTGAGCACGGCCATCGCCCGAGAAAAGGAGATCAAGGGCTGGCTTCGGAGACGGAAGCTGGCACTGATTGAAGAAGCTAACCCGCAGTGGACCGACTTGAGTGCCGGCTGGTTCGGTAGTTCGCTGGATTCTTCGCTGCGCTCAGAATGA
- the argA gene encoding amino-acid N-acetyltransferase — translation MSNGSDIKPTDLRGILKYVPRFQGQTFVIALDGIIVADDNFPNILTDIAVLRSLGIKIIIIHGIGHQLEELSKARNIPITDVQGKGVADAATLDLAIRASSRVTHLIIEGLTQNSLKAALTNAIRAAPLGIIKGVDHQFTGRVDRVDKEFLMQLIASQVVPVVNPIGFDRDGRPLRINSDLLAAELAEALGATKIIYLTPHEGLEINGKLQHQISAATLKGILEDKPESINEPMRSPAAHAVKAVETGTPRIHLLDGRLLDGLLNEIFSNEGVGTLIHGNEYQQIRQATKRDVRAIYNLTRQAVKREELVYRTQAAIEKNVEQFYVFEIDENIIACVSLVSYPDKPKFAEIGSLYVMPFYHHRGIGKKMVDYACLMAKERGATNVIALSTQAFTFFTSVVGFEEADKEALPESRLKAYEDSGRNSKVLTKKL, via the coding sequence ATGAGCAACGGCTCCGACATCAAGCCCACCGACCTGCGCGGCATCCTGAAATACGTCCCCCGGTTTCAGGGCCAGACCTTTGTCATCGCGCTCGACGGCATTATCGTGGCCGATGACAACTTCCCGAACATCCTGACCGACATCGCGGTGCTCCGCAGCCTGGGCATCAAGATCATCATCATCCACGGCATCGGCCACCAGCTGGAGGAGCTGTCGAAGGCGCGTAACATCCCGATCACCGACGTCCAGGGCAAGGGCGTGGCGGACGCCGCCACCCTCGACCTCGCCATCCGCGCCTCGTCCCGCGTCACCCACCTCATCATCGAGGGCCTCACGCAGAACAGCCTGAAGGCCGCGCTGACCAACGCCATCCGCGCCGCCCCGCTCGGCATCATCAAGGGTGTGGACCACCAGTTCACCGGCCGCGTCGATCGCGTGGACAAGGAGTTCCTCATGCAGCTCATCGCCTCGCAGGTGGTGCCGGTGGTGAACCCCATCGGCTTCGACCGCGACGGCCGGCCGCTGCGCATCAACTCCGACCTGCTCGCCGCCGAGCTGGCCGAGGCGCTCGGCGCCACCAAGATCATCTACCTCACCCCGCACGAGGGCCTCGAGATCAACGGCAAGCTCCAGCACCAGATCTCCGCCGCCACGCTCAAGGGCATTCTCGAGGACAAGCCCGAGTCCATCAACGAGCCGATGCGCAGCCCCGCCGCCCATGCCGTCAAGGCCGTCGAGACCGGCACGCCGCGCATCCACCTGCTGGACGGCCGCCTGCTGGACGGCCTGCTCAACGAGATCTTCTCCAACGAGGGCGTCGGCACGCTCATCCACGGCAACGAATACCAGCAGATCCGGCAGGCGACCAAGCGCGACGTCCGCGCCATCTACAACCTCACCCGCCAGGCGGTGAAACGCGAGGAGCTCGTCTACCGCACCCAGGCGGCGATCGAGAAAAACGTCGAGCAGTTCTACGTGTTCGAGATCGACGAGAACATCATCGCGTGCGTCTCGCTCGTGTCCTACCCGGACAAGCCGAAGTTCGCCGAGATCGGGTCGCTTTACGTCATGCCCTTCTACCATCACCGCGGCATCGGCAAGAAGATGGTCGATTACGCCTGCCTGATGGCGAAGGAGCGCGGCGCGACCAACGTCATCGCCCTCTCAACCCAGGCCTTCACCTTCTTCACTTCCGTCGTCGGCTTCGAGGAAGCCGACAAGGAGGCGCTGCCGGAGTCGCGCCTCAAGGCCTACGAGGACAGCGGCCGCAATTCGAAGGTGCTGACGAAGAAGCTGTGA
- a CDS encoding RidA family protein translates to MSIEAKLAELGLQLPDPPAVAGSYVPFVRTENLLYLAGTISSFNGKMTHTGQVGKEHTVQAGYESAKICALNTLANIKAATGSLDTVKRFVMVTGFVNAVDGFTDSPAVINGASELFGKLFGDAGKHARAAVAVCGLPKGSTVEIQVIVELVGHRLERGTPTG, encoded by the coding sequence ATGAGCATCGAAGCCAAACTCGCCGAACTCGGCCTCCAACTTCCCGATCCGCCCGCCGTCGCCGGCAGCTACGTGCCTTTCGTCCGCACCGAGAACCTGCTATATCTGGCGGGCACCATCAGCTCCTTCAACGGCAAGATGACGCACACCGGCCAGGTCGGCAAGGAGCACACCGTGCAGGCCGGTTACGAGTCCGCGAAGATCTGCGCGCTCAACACCCTGGCCAACATCAAGGCCGCCACCGGCAGCCTCGACACGGTGAAGCGCTTCGTGATGGTCACCGGTTTCGTCAACGCGGTCGACGGCTTCACGGACAGCCCCGCCGTCATCAACGGCGCCTCGGAGCTGTTCGGAAAACTTTTCGGCGACGCCGGCAAGCACGCCCGTGCTGCCGTGGCGGTTTGCGGCCTGCCGAAGGGCTCAACCGTCGAGATCCAGGTGATCGTGGAACTCGTGGGGCACCGGCTGGAACGCGGCACACCGACGGGTTGA
- a CDS encoding ABC transporter substrate-binding protein: MNTNRHESVHTAPRVLMGVHSCAFVVGLALALLGIGCGKKAETAAGPAALTKVRFQTDWFPQPEHGGYYQALAKGYYAAEGLDVEIIPGGPNAQVMASVATGRNDLGMTNGDDVIVAVARGVPVKMVGAEMQRDPQGILFHNEHPLRSLQDLEGKTLMAGAGSTWIQVVQKKLGVKFNLLPLVGDLARFMNDQTFVQQCFVTNEPFFAHQRGADVGALLIASDSYEPYRVMFTSQKFLSEHPGIVAKFVRASVKGWVDYLTGDPAPANRLLAAKRNDLSPEFMAYSIKAMNDYQLVTGDPAKGEHAGQLTAARLQKQIDLLQTIGVLDKPVKVDDVATFDFLPKPQAH; encoded by the coding sequence ATGAACACGAATAGACACGAATCGGTCCACACCGCACCCCGGGTCCTGATGGGTGTGCATTCGTGTGCATTCGTGGTTGGGCTTGCCTTGGCTCTTCTCGGCATCGGTTGCGGCAAGAAGGCCGAGACCGCCGCCGGGCCGGCCGCCCTCACCAAGGTGCGCTTCCAGACCGACTGGTTTCCGCAGCCGGAGCACGGCGGCTACTACCAGGCGCTCGCGAAGGGCTACTATGCCGCCGAGGGCCTCGACGTGGAGATCATCCCGGGCGGCCCGAACGCCCAGGTGATGGCCAGCGTCGCCACCGGCCGGAACGACCTCGGCATGACCAACGGCGACGACGTCATCGTGGCGGTCGCGCGCGGCGTGCCGGTCAAGATGGTCGGGGCCGAGATGCAGCGCGACCCGCAGGGCATTCTCTTCCACAACGAGCACCCGTTGCGCAGCCTGCAGGACCTCGAGGGCAAGACGCTTATGGCCGGCGCCGGCTCGACGTGGATCCAGGTGGTGCAGAAAAAGCTCGGCGTGAAGTTCAACCTGCTGCCGCTGGTCGGCGACCTGGCGCGGTTCATGAACGACCAGACCTTCGTCCAGCAGTGCTTCGTGACCAACGAGCCGTTCTTCGCGCACCAGCGCGGCGCCGACGTCGGGGCGTTGCTCATCGCCAGCGACAGCTACGAGCCCTACCGCGTGATGTTCACGAGCCAGAAGTTCCTCAGCGAGCATCCCGGCATCGTGGCGAAGTTCGTCCGCGCGAGCGTGAAAGGCTGGGTGGATTACCTGACGGGCGACCCGGCACCCGCCAACCGGCTGCTCGCCGCCAAGCGCAACGATCTTTCCCCCGAGTTCATGGCCTACAGCATCAAGGCGATGAACGACTACCAGCTGGTGACCGGCGACCCCGCGAAAGGGGAGCACGCCGGCCAGCTCACCGCGGCGCGCCTTCAGAAGCAGATCGACCTGCTGCAGACGATCGGTGTGCTCGACAAACCCGTGAAGGTGGACGACGTTGCCACCTTCGATTTCCTCCCCAAACCTCAAGCCCATTGA
- a CDS encoding ABC transporter permease produces the protein MPVLSGLVFFTLWYGAKAALHASDWLLPTPVQILQAAWQEKARLFNAALSTAGGALGGFVLATTMGFVSALVLALSRKLHAGLYPWLLVLQMTPVIVLTPIIQLWIGPGTPGIITVTWLISFFPIVANTTQGLLSSDMNHVALFRMCNASRWQEVFLLRVPAALPYFLTGLRIAAALAPIGAIFGEYMVGNASGGSGGLGFLVYSYNTQIKIPALFATALTSCLLGFIFVAAVAWLNWAVLHKWHDSFERNDH, from the coding sequence ATGCCCGTGTTGAGCGGGTTGGTTTTCTTCACCTTGTGGTATGGGGCCAAGGCGGCGCTGCACGCGAGCGACTGGCTGCTGCCCACACCCGTGCAGATCCTGCAGGCGGCCTGGCAGGAGAAGGCCCGGTTGTTCAATGCAGCCCTGAGCACCGCCGGCGGGGCGCTGGGCGGCTTCGTCCTGGCCACCACCATGGGTTTTGTCTCGGCGCTGGTGCTGGCGCTGTCGCGGAAACTGCATGCGGGGCTGTATCCCTGGCTGCTGGTGCTGCAGATGACGCCCGTGATCGTGCTGACCCCGATCATCCAGCTGTGGATCGGGCCCGGCACCCCGGGCATCATCACCGTGACGTGGCTCATCAGTTTTTTCCCGATCGTGGCCAATACGACGCAAGGCCTGCTCTCCTCCGACATGAACCACGTGGCGCTTTTCCGGATGTGCAACGCGAGTCGCTGGCAGGAGGTCTTCCTCCTGCGCGTGCCGGCGGCGCTGCCCTATTTCCTGACGGGTCTCCGCATTGCGGCCGCGCTCGCCCCGATCGGCGCGATCTTTGGCGAATACATGGTCGGCAACGCCTCCGGGGGCAGCGGCGGGCTGGGCTTCCTCGTCTACAGCTACAATACGCAGATTAAGATACCGGCACTGTTTGCGACGGCGTTGACCAGCTGTCTGCTCGGCTTCATCTTCGTGGCCGCGGTCGCCTGGTTGAACTGGGCCGTGCTCCACAAGTGGCACGATTCCTTTGAACGCAACGACCACTGA
- a CDS encoding ABC transporter ATP-binding protein yields MEPLAPIVKFTSLKKRYGTGPLILDDINLAVAPGDFVSLIGPSGCGKSTILKLVSGLSPGTEGGLTVLGTTPKLARDRQAFIFQDATLLPWHTAQRNVELPLRLRGVAGGERAAKAREMLSLVGLDRAREYYPRQLSGGMKMRVSIARALTLSPQLLLLDEPFGALDEMTRNRLNEELLALRERSRFTALFVTHSVSEAVFLSNRVLVMAANPGRFHAEVKADFPYPRTPALRERPEFQAKVNEVSRLLHEVEATISA; encoded by the coding sequence ATGGAGCCACTCGCGCCCATCGTCAAATTTACCTCGCTGAAAAAGCGTTACGGGACGGGTCCGCTGATTCTGGACGACATCAACCTCGCCGTGGCGCCCGGCGATTTCGTCAGCCTCATCGGCCCGAGCGGCTGCGGCAAATCGACGATCCTCAAGCTGGTTTCGGGCCTGAGCCCGGGCACGGAAGGCGGTCTGACCGTGCTGGGCACCACGCCCAAGCTGGCGCGCGACCGGCAGGCCTTCATCTTCCAGGACGCCACGCTGCTGCCCTGGCACACGGCGCAGCGGAACGTGGAGCTGCCCCTGCGGTTGCGCGGTGTGGCCGGCGGCGAACGCGCGGCCAAGGCGCGGGAAATGCTTTCCCTTGTCGGCCTGGACAGGGCGCGCGAGTATTACCCGCGCCAGCTGTCGGGTGGCATGAAGATGCGGGTCTCGATCGCGCGGGCGCTGACGCTCTCGCCGCAGCTGCTGTTGCTCGACGAACCCTTCGGGGCGTTGGACGAGATGACCCGCAACCGCCTGAACGAGGAACTGCTGGCTTTGCGCGAGCGGTCGCGCTTCACGGCGTTGTTTGTCACGCATTCGGTGAGCGAGGCGGTCTTCCTGTCGAATCGCGTGCTGGTGATGGCGGCCAACCCCGGCCGGTTCCACGCCGAGGTAAAGGCCGATTTTCCGTATCCCCGCACCCCGGCGCTCCGCGAACGGCCGGAGTTCCAGGCCAAGGTCAACGAGGTCTCGCGCCTGCTGCATGAGGTGGAGGCGACCATCAGCGCATGA
- a CDS encoding amidase has translation MSAAEAAHTVHARIAALPEKLRAAALAWLRPERELAEELEMFGPVGGALRPDGIAATPTESGRKAPPTIEQTLHGVPYLLKDLFDLAGVPTKAGSAFLDRARGTPTRDSVIALRLRELGAACAGKTHLVEFAAGLFGDNSHYGDCPHPHFPDRLSGGSSSGSAALVAAGVVPLAVGTDTGGSVRVPAAFCGLYGFRLSPRDDFIRDAMPLAPSLDTAGWFTANAADMLTTWEALVPRRVAASRRTGPATSADPTFNTKEPRGCFLPAKSLGLSFDPDTAAACDRAAAGLAKPADAATAGALKSAWADAIEAYTVTALSEAHAVHRDWLAPYHEHYEASIWQRFSDGGRYPAEQLAKAAATFETVRAAFRQFFASYDYLVLPATPFPALRKADCTPEARKALLTLTTPASLGGLPVLSIPVSLPSGLTTGLQIVLPAADSPVVPWICSGGL, from the coding sequence ATGTCAGCTGCGGAGGCCGCGCACACCGTGCACGCGCGGATCGCGGCACTGCCGGAGAAACTGCGCGCCGCCGCGCTCGCCTGGCTGCGCCCGGAGCGCGAGTTGGCTGAGGAACTGGAAATGTTTGGACCTGTAGGAGGGGCTTTACGCCCCGATGGGATCGCAGCCACGCCGACCGAATCGGGGCGTAAAGCCCCTCCTACAATAGAACAGACGTTGCATGGCGTGCCTTACCTGCTGAAAGACCTTTTCGACCTGGCCGGGGTGCCGACCAAGGCCGGCTCGGCCTTCCTCGACCGCGCGCGCGGCACGCCCACGCGCGACAGCGTCATCGCCCTCCGCCTGCGCGAACTCGGCGCCGCCTGCGCCGGCAAAACCCACCTGGTGGAGTTCGCCGCCGGGCTGTTTGGCGACAACTCGCACTACGGGGACTGCCCGCACCCGCACTTTCCCGACCGTCTCAGCGGCGGCTCGAGCAGCGGCTCGGCGGCGTTGGTTGCCGCCGGCGTCGTGCCGCTGGCCGTCGGCACCGACACGGGCGGCTCGGTACGGGTGCCCGCGGCGTTCTGCGGCCTGTATGGTTTCCGACTCAGCCCGCGCGATGATTTCATCCGCGACGCCATGCCGCTGGCGCCCTCGCTCGACACGGCGGGCTGGTTCACGGCCAACGCCGCCGACATGTTGACGACATGGGAAGCGCTGGTTCCTCGTAGGGTCGCCGCTAGCCGGCGGACCGGTCCGGCGACAAGCGCCGACCCTACATTTAATACCAAGGAGCCGCGCGGCTGCTTTCTTCCCGCCAAGTCACTGGGCTTGTCGTTCGATCCTGATACTGCCGCCGCTTGCGACCGCGCTGCCGCCGGTCTGGCCAAACCCGCCGATGCCGCCACGGCCGGAGCCCTGAAATCCGCGTGGGCCGACGCCATCGAGGCCTACACCGTCACGGCCCTGAGCGAGGCGCACGCGGTTCACCGCGACTGGCTCGCGCCCTATCACGAACACTATGAAGCCAGCATCTGGCAGCGGTTCTCGGACGGCGGACGCTATCCGGCGGAGCAACTGGCCAAGGCCGCCGCCACTTTCGAGACGGTGCGCGCCGCCTTCCGGCAGTTTTTTGCGAGCTACGACTACCTGGTCCTGCCCGCCACGCCCTTCCCCGCCCTGCGCAAGGCCGACTGCACTCCCGAGGCGCGCAAGGCGCTGCTCACGCTCACGACGCCCGCCAGCTTGGGCGGCTTGCCGGTGCTGAGCATCCCCGTGTCACTGCCCTCGGGCCTGACCACCGGGTTGCAGATTGTCTTGCCGGCGGCAGACAGTCCGGTCGTGCCGTGGATCTGTAGCGGCGGTCTATGA
- a CDS encoding amidohydrolase family protein codes for MTIVDAHVHLYPPEVNRDPAAWAAAHGEKHWAELCTRRRKDGKPVQTFPSVDQLLHDMDAAGVAKSILLGWYWENHATCVAQNRFYADCIRAHPDRLAAFATVQPKAGPVAFEEAVRARDDGLAGFGELSPHSQHFGIDDPVWRQILRLAAEWKVPVNLHVTDPASRKYPGRVETPLADFVRLVREFPATTFILAHWGGGLAWASDALALPNVWFDTAASPLLYGPEVWAKAKTERVLFGSDYPLILYPQTESAPGAGGLLSEARQAGASTAVLGDNAEILFGL; via the coding sequence GTGACCATTGTCGACGCCCATGTGCATCTTTACCCGCCCGAGGTGAACCGCGACCCGGCGGCATGGGCCGCCGCACACGGCGAGAAACACTGGGCCGAACTCTGCACGCGCCGGCGGAAGGACGGAAAGCCCGTTCAGACTTTCCCGTCGGTGGACCAGCTGTTGCACGACATGGACGCCGCCGGCGTGGCCAAGTCGATTCTGCTCGGCTGGTATTGGGAGAACCACGCGACCTGTGTCGCGCAGAACAGGTTTTATGCCGATTGCATCCGCGCACATCCGGACCGTCTCGCGGCGTTCGCCACGGTGCAGCCCAAGGCCGGACCGGTGGCGTTTGAGGAGGCTGTCCGCGCCAGGGACGACGGCCTGGCCGGCTTTGGCGAACTCTCGCCGCACTCCCAGCACTTCGGCATCGACGACCCGGTGTGGCGGCAGATCCTGCGGCTGGCCGCCGAGTGGAAGGTGCCGGTCAACCTTCATGTCACCGATCCGGCGAGCCGTAAGTATCCGGGCCGGGTGGAAACGCCATTGGCCGACTTCGTCCGGCTGGTGCGCGAGTTCCCGGCGACGACTTTCATACTCGCGCATTGGGGCGGGGGGCTGGCGTGGGCGTCCGACGCGCTGGCGCTGCCGAATGTGTGGTTCGATACGGCGGCTTCTCCGCTGCTCTACGGTCCGGAAGTGTGGGCAAAAGCAAAGACCGAACGTGTCCTGTTCGGCTCGGACTACCCGCTGATCCTTTATCCGCAGACCGAATCTGCACCCGGCGCCGGGGGATTGTTGAGCGAGGCCCGGCAGGCCGGAGCATCGACTGCGGTGTTGGGCGACAATGCGGAGATATTGTTCGGCCTGTAG
- a CDS encoding aromatic ring-hydroxylating dioxygenase subunit alpha codes for MNPPAPALKPLPRHCTFPEAEWRALARHWYPVAYSDEVTDKPLARTLLDQPLILYRTTNRQVVVAHDLCIHRGVPLRLGWQEGDELVCAYHGFRYGADGRCTRIPAQPDLPVPKKLCLETYASVERYGLIWACLASDPARPAVIPDWPELEDPAFKMMHDPPPEWDVTAGRQLENFIDVGHFSWIHTGTFGNRGQPVVAPYEVVRTPHGFHVEYPYEAANPAASALGASPTIRRWMTYDLHLPLACRLAVDYGGGRRHLIFDAPTPVSRRRTRIFFFIARNFDHHVPARQLLDWENAILAEDKPIVESQRPEELPVDLSEEFHIRSDRFATQFRSAMKALELGAHYSA; via the coding sequence ATGAACCCTCCAGCCCCTGCCCTGAAACCCCTGCCGCGTCACTGCACCTTCCCCGAAGCCGAATGGCGCGCTCTGGCACGACATTGGTATCCGGTAGCCTACAGTGACGAGGTGACGGACAAACCGCTTGCGCGCACCCTGCTCGACCAGCCGCTCATTCTCTACCGCACGACCAACCGGCAGGTCGTCGTCGCCCACGATCTCTGCATCCACCGCGGCGTGCCGTTGCGGCTCGGCTGGCAGGAAGGCGACGAGCTCGTCTGCGCCTACCACGGTTTCCGCTACGGTGCCGACGGACGCTGCACGCGGATCCCCGCCCAACCCGACCTGCCCGTGCCGAAAAAGCTCTGCCTCGAGACCTATGCTTCCGTCGAGCGCTACGGCCTGATCTGGGCCTGCCTCGCCTCCGATCCCGCCCGGCCGGCCGTGATTCCCGACTGGCCGGAGCTGGAGGATCCTGCGTTCAAGATGATGCACGACCCGCCGCCCGAGTGGGACGTGACGGCCGGCCGACAGCTGGAAAACTTCATCGATGTCGGCCATTTTTCCTGGATCCACACCGGCACCTTTGGCAACCGCGGGCAGCCCGTGGTGGCGCCCTACGAGGTTGTCCGCACGCCGCACGGCTTCCACGTCGAGTATCCCTACGAGGCGGCCAACCCCGCGGCCTCGGCGCTGGGCGCCTCGCCCACCATCCGGCGCTGGATGACCTACGACCTCCACCTGCCGCTGGCCTGCCGGCTGGCGGTGGACTACGGCGGGGGCCGCCGGCATCTCATTTTCGACGCGCCCACCCCGGTGTCGCGGCGCCGCACCCGCATCTTTTTCTTCATTGCGCGAAACTTCGACCATCACGTGCCCGCCCGGCAGCTGCTCGACTGGGAGAACGCCATCCTCGCGGAGGACAAGCCGATCGTCGAGAGCCAGCGACCCGAGGAACTGCCGGTGGACCTGAGCGAGGAGTTCCACATCCGCTCCGACCGGTTTGCCACGCAGTTCCGCTCGGCCATGAAGGCGCTGGAGCTGGGGGCCCATTATTCCGCGTGA